The Deltaproteobacteria bacterium genome segment CGGCAGCATTCTCCGCAACGCAGGCAGAATGGACGGGTGCCATAGGCTGCTTTTTCCAACTCCCGGCACAGGGCCTCCCAACGGCTCTCCCTGTGAGCCTTATTCCAATCCGGCCAATGCCTGATCAAGTCCTGATAAATAGGCTTGGACTGCCAATCGGCCCAGACCTCCTCCATTGCGGCAGGAGAATGGATCTCCTCAAGCAGGTGCTCGAGAGATTTTTTTACCAAGTCTTCGACCTCAGATGAATTCCCCTCTTCCAAAAGATATTCCCTATCGATCATTATTGACAGCCTTGCAACCCCTCATACCCTCAATCTCCTATTCTTCTCCCCAGATACGGCGGCTGCGGTCGATCTTCTTTCTGACGATCTCCCAGGTTGAGGTCTTCAAAAAAGACTCGGGCCAGCGCCGAACCATCCGATCAAACATTTCATAAGGGACGGTAAAAGTAAGCTCATCCGGTTTTAAAAACTTGCGGTCCGAAGGGTCCCAGCCCCCCAGGACTGCTTTGAGTTTCCCGGCAGCGAGGTAGCGCAGAGGCCAGGAAACCATATTGGAGCATCCAGCCCCGAAAGGAGAAGAGACGGCCTCAAAATCGTTAGTGACAAAAGTGGCCAACTGATTTAAACCACAGAGGACCTCCCCGCGAGCGAAAAAAATGATCAATTCCGGTTGTTCATTTTGTGCTGTGAAGTGGCTGAGGGATTTGAAGACACAATAACGGGCCGGGGCCGGTCTGGGGTCGATGGTCTCAAAGAAACGGCGGGTGACCTCCGGGGATTCCAGGTAATGCTCTCCCTGGACCTGATTGGGAATCCCGGTGGACACATAATAGGTAATGAATTCCAATTGAGGTTTTAAGAAACCCAAATAGAAAGCCCCACCCAGGCAGCCGAATCGTTCCCGGTCAAAATAGGCGATCGTCCCTTTCCGCCGGGCCCGCCAGATATTCCCCATTACACAAGAAAAATCCTCAAACAAAGCGCCCCAGTTGATCTCGCCCTTGACTTCCATCTCCCTGGTCGGCATTTTACCCGGCTTGGGGGAAAACCCCTCCTCTGGCTTATGTTCCGTAAAAAACATCCCCATGGGTTCTTCTTTTAATCCCAGACGTTCAAAAAAACCCTTCATGCCCCCTTTTATCTTTTCATCCATGGAACCGATCCCTCCTGCAAAGCATTTTCGGATTCTTATCAAATTCCGAAATCCAAAATCTGAAATCCAAAATCAGCTAATGCCTGGTCATCATATGGGTGACTGCCTTTTCCAACCCGTCCAGGGTCAGTTCAAACATGGGAAAGATCTCACGGATTTGCATGATGGTCCGCGTATAATTCCATTCATCGGCCAAAACCGGGTTGATCCAAAGGGCGTGGGGAAAGGTATGGGCAATGAACTTCAACCTCTCCAGACTGGGTCTTCCG includes the following:
- a CDS encoding DUF169 domain-containing protein; the protein is MDEKIKGGMKGFFERLGLKEEPMGMFFTEHKPEEGFSPKPGKMPTREMEVKGEINWGALFEDFSCVMGNIWRARRKGTIAYFDRERFGCLGGAFYLGFLKPQLEFITYYVSTGIPNQVQGEHYLESPEVTRRFFETIDPRPAPARYCVFKSLSHFTAQNEQPELIIFFARGEVLCGLNQLATFVTNDFEAVSSPFGAGCSNMVSWPLRYLAAGKLKAVLGGWDPSDRKFLKPDELTFTVPYEMFDRMVRRWPESFLKTSTWEIVRKKIDRSRRIWGEE